A region from the Aquimarina sp. ERC-38 genome encodes:
- a CDS encoding UDP-2,3-diacylglucosamine diphosphatase yields the protein MHIPPGKKIYFASDQHLGAPTKEESRIRERHFINWLDQIKADTAVLFLLGDLFDFWFEYQTVVPKGFTRTLGKLAEFTDQGIPVHYFVGNHDLWMSGYFEEELGIPVYHQPKEFTFNGTTFFIGHGDGLGPGDKGYKRMKKVFTNPIAKWFFGWLHPDLGVKLAQYLSVKNKLISGDEDITFLGEDNEWLVQYCKKKLQQKKRDHFIFGHRHLPLQIPLGQNAVYTNLGDWIIHYTYASFDGQTLQLEKYHTQA from the coding sequence ATGCATATACCGCCGGGTAAAAAAATATATTTTGCCTCTGATCAACACTTGGGTGCACCTACTAAAGAAGAAAGCAGGATTCGGGAACGTCACTTTATCAATTGGCTGGATCAAATAAAAGCAGATACTGCGGTACTTTTTCTATTGGGTGATCTTTTTGACTTTTGGTTTGAATACCAAACCGTAGTCCCTAAAGGATTTACCCGGACTTTAGGAAAATTAGCAGAATTTACAGATCAGGGGATCCCGGTACATTATTTTGTAGGAAATCACGATTTATGGATGAGTGGCTACTTTGAAGAAGAATTAGGAATTCCTGTTTATCACCAACCTAAAGAATTTACTTTTAACGGCACTACTTTTTTTATAGGTCATGGAGATGGTCTTGGACCTGGTGATAAAGGTTATAAACGAATGAAAAAGGTGTTTACCAATCCGATAGCCAAATGGTTTTTCGGATGGTTGCATCCCGATCTGGGGGTAAAACTGGCTCAATATTTATCGGTAAAAAATAAGCTTATTTCCGGAGATGAAGACATTACATTCTTAGGGGAAGATAACGAGTGGTTGGTACAATACTGCAAGAAAAAACTACAACAGAAAAAAAGGGATCACTTTATTTTTGGTCATCGGCATCTACCGCTACAGATACCACTTGGGCAAAACGCTGTATATACTAATTTAGGTGACTGGATTATACATTATACGTATGCAAGTTTTGATGGTCAAACTTTACAATTAGAGAAGTATCATACACAAGCCTAG
- a CDS encoding MATE family efflux transporter, translating into MKTNISFKQINKLAVPAIIAGIAEPLLSITDTAIVGNIKEFGTESLAAVGIVGSFLSALIWILGQTRSAISTIISQYLGADKIEEVRTLPAQAIFLNLVLSVFLLGTTLSFAETIFTLYNASDKILEFCKLYYGIRVWGFPLTLFTFAVFGIFRGLQNTFWPMVVAIFGALLNIVLDILLVYGVEDFISPMGIAGAAWASLLSQLLMAIIAGVLLVVKTSISLRLTLPFHKELRTLIFMSLNLFLRSIALNIALYLATAYATDYGPEYIAAYTIAMNIWLFAAFFIDGYGAAGNIMGGRLYGAKKYQELWELSKKVSLYSILVSLGLALIGFIFYYSTGTLFTQEEEVLHQFYAVFFIVLLAQPINGFAFVFDGIFKGLGFMKYLRNVLMGATFLGFIPTLLICDYFGLKLYGIWIAFVVWAIFRGVALTIKFRRTFLPLLPTES; encoded by the coding sequence TTGAAAACGAATATTTCTTTTAAACAGATCAACAAACTGGCCGTTCCTGCCATTATCGCCGGGATCGCTGAACCTTTGCTTTCCATAACAGATACGGCAATTGTGGGTAATATAAAAGAATTCGGAACAGAATCCCTGGCAGCTGTAGGTATCGTAGGTTCTTTTTTATCCGCACTTATTTGGATTTTGGGTCAGACCCGAAGCGCTATTTCAACCATTATATCTCAATACCTGGGTGCTGATAAAATAGAAGAAGTAAGGACCTTGCCAGCGCAAGCCATATTTTTAAACCTGGTATTAAGTGTCTTTTTGCTTGGCACCACCTTGTCTTTTGCTGAAACCATTTTTACCCTATATAACGCTTCTGATAAAATATTGGAGTTCTGTAAACTGTATTACGGCATTCGGGTATGGGGGTTTCCATTGACCTTATTCACATTTGCCGTTTTTGGAATTTTTAGGGGTTTACAAAATACGTTTTGGCCTATGGTCGTAGCAATTTTTGGGGCTTTACTTAATATTGTTTTGGATATTTTATTAGTGTACGGAGTTGAAGACTTTATTTCTCCTATGGGTATTGCCGGTGCCGCCTGGGCCAGTCTTTTATCACAACTGCTGATGGCAATCATCGCCGGAGTACTTCTGGTGGTAAAAACCTCGATTTCCTTACGATTGACCCTTCCTTTTCATAAAGAACTACGCACGTTGATCTTTATGAGTCTAAACCTCTTTTTACGTTCTATTGCCCTCAATATCGCATTATACCTTGCTACTGCGTATGCTACGGATTACGGGCCTGAATATATCGCCGCCTATACGATTGCCATGAACATCTGGTTGTTTGCTGCTTTTTTTATCGATGGGTACGGAGCCGCAGGAAATATTATGGGCGGACGGTTATACGGTGCAAAAAAGTATCAAGAACTCTGGGAACTTAGCAAAAAAGTTTCGTTATATAGTATTTTGGTGAGTTTAGGATTAGCCCTGATCGGTTTCATTTTTTATTATTCCACAGGTACGTTGTTTACCCAGGAGGAAGAGGTATTGCACCAATTTTATGCTGTCTTTTTTATCGTCCTTTTGGCACAACCCATTAACGGCTTTGCTTTTGTATTTGATGGGATCTTTAAAGGTTTGGGGTTTATGAAATATTTACGAAATGTCTTAATGGGAGCTACTTTTTTAGGATTTATCCCTACCTTATTGATCTGTGACTATTTTGGGTTAAAATTATACGGAATCTGGATTGCCTTTGTCGTTTGGGCTATCTTTAGAGGAGTTGCTTTAACCATTAAGTTCAGAAGAACTTTTTTACCTTTACTCCCTACTGAATCCTAA
- a CDS encoding GNAT family N-acetyltransferase — MIRKAIESDIDMIHRLTQSCAKAMIAKGIYQWNEHYPTRSRFEKDIALGELYLLEENHMIKGIIVITPTMDEEYIPIQWLTSSDENIYIHRLAVHPEYWHNGYARKLMDFAETYAQEQNYPSVRLDTFSKNKRNHTFYENRGYQRLGNIFFPKQSEFPFYCYELVF; from the coding sequence ATGATTAGAAAAGCAATCGAATCTGATATTGATATGATCCACCGATTAACGCAATCTTGTGCGAAAGCAATGATTGCAAAGGGTATTTATCAGTGGAACGAGCATTACCCTACCCGATCCCGATTTGAAAAAGATATAGCTTTAGGAGAACTGTACCTTCTGGAAGAAAACCATATGATTAAAGGAATTATCGTCATTACTCCCACCATGGATGAGGAGTATATTCCCATACAGTGGTTGACTTCTTCGGATGAAAATATATATATTCATCGATTGGCAGTACACCCCGAGTATTGGCATAACGGATACGCCCGAAAACTCATGGACTTTGCCGAAACCTACGCTCAGGAACAAAACTATCCATCTGTCCGCTTAGATACCTTTAGTAAAAACAAGCGAAACCATACATTTTATGAAAATCGCGGGTATCAACGATTAGGAAATATTTTTTTTCCAAAACAAAGTGAATTTCCATTTTACTGCTACGAACTGGTATTTTGA
- a CDS encoding enoyl-CoA hydratase/isomerase family protein produces MTIQRTNGSLYTHIENRIATIEFGHPASNALPGELLNRMADTFRELSRNDQVRVIILKSEGERAFCAGASFDELMSISNQEEGTLFFSGFAKVINAMRTCTKPIIGRIQGKTVGGGVGLAAACDYCLATEAAAIKLSELTIGIGPFVIEPAVSRKIGLAAFEALSWKATDWQNAYWAKEKGLYAQVFEKISEVDKEVQFLAEKIASYHSNAVKALKKITWQGTDHWDTLLQERAKISGALVLSEFTKEKLKSFKK; encoded by the coding sequence ATGACAATACAAAGAACTAACGGAAGTTTATACACACATATTGAAAACCGAATTGCAACTATAGAGTTTGGACATCCGGCCAGTAATGCTTTACCTGGCGAACTCCTAAATAGAATGGCAGATACTTTCCGTGAATTGTCTAGAAATGATCAGGTGCGTGTTATTATCCTCAAATCCGAAGGGGAACGTGCTTTCTGTGCCGGAGCATCTTTTGACGAACTTATGAGCATAAGTAACCAAGAAGAAGGAACCCTGTTTTTTTCAGGTTTTGCAAAGGTTATTAATGCAATGCGAACTTGTACAAAACCCATTATCGGAAGAATCCAGGGAAAAACTGTGGGTGGTGGCGTTGGATTAGCTGCTGCCTGCGATTATTGTCTGGCTACAGAAGCTGCTGCTATTAAACTAAGTGAATTAACTATTGGCATTGGACCCTTTGTTATTGAACCTGCCGTTTCCCGAAAAATCGGATTAGCCGCTTTTGAAGCCTTATCTTGGAAAGCCACAGATTGGCAAAACGCCTATTGGGCCAAAGAAAAAGGATTGTACGCTCAGGTTTTTGAAAAAATTTCAGAAGTAGATAAAGAAGTTCAATTTTTAGCGGAAAAAATTGCAAGCTACCACTCAAATGCTGTCAAAGCATTAAAGAAAATTACCTGGCAAGGTACGGATCATTGGGATACCCTTTTACAAGAACGGGCAAAAATCTCCGGAGCCTTAGTGCTTTCTGAGTTTACAAAAGAAAAGTTGAAATCTTTTAAAAAGTAA
- a CDS encoding 6-pyruvoyl trahydropterin synthase family protein produces the protein MSKIRITKQFSFETGHALYGYDGKCKNVHGHSYKLAVTVIGTPITDTNHVKLGMVIDFGDLKKIVKEEIESVFDHATVFNKNTPHVELAKELADRGHNVILVDYQPTSENMVIDFANKIKARLPKNITLFSLKLQETETSFAEWFASDNL, from the coding sequence ATGAGTAAGATTAGGATTACCAAGCAGTTTTCATTTGAAACCGGACATGCCCTTTATGGATATGATGGTAAATGTAAAAATGTACATGGACATAGTTATAAACTAGCCGTTACAGTAATTGGAACGCCTATTACCGACACTAATCATGTTAAACTAGGAATGGTTATTGACTTCGGGGATTTAAAAAAAATCGTAAAAGAAGAAATCGAAAGCGTATTTGACCATGCTACCGTATTTAATAAAAATACCCCTCATGTGGAGTTGGCTAAAGAACTTGCAGATAGAGGACATAACGTAATTCTGGTTGATTACCAGCCAACCAGCGAAAATATGGTCATTGATTTTGCGAATAAAATAAAAGCACGCCTTCCTAAGAATATAACGTTATTTTCTCTAAAGTTACAGGAAACTGAAACCTCTTTTGCAGAATGGTTTGCCAGTGATAATTTGTAA